The nucleotide sequence TCATATTTCTGCAGCGCATTTTGAACATTCACGATACCCAGGTAGGCCGGTACGAGCAGTGAATCGATGCTGAGGGCAGTCTGGTATTCTTGCAGAGCTTCCTCGTATTGTTTATTACCCTGTTCCCTGTCACCATTTTTCACGTACTGGTAGCCAGGCGAACGCATGTAAATATTATTGAGTGCCGTTGCAGCGGCCCGCTTTTTCTCATTGAGATTTCCTTCAAACCGGGCATCCATGATGATCTGTCGTGCCTCGGGCGTGCCGATCGAAAACAGAGATGAAAATATCGCATTCCAGGTAGAGGCCTGATCTGTTTTACGTAATGTTTTCTGTAAAATTTTGACTGCTTCGAGGGAACCGGAGGCGCGAAGGCTCTTGATCGCGCCACTCACAACCTGTAAGTTGCTGTCATTCAATGCCTGCTCCGCCAGTTCAAAATACTGCGGTGAATCGATCTTCTGCAGAGAGGTGACGATCAGCTGTTTTTCGTTGGAATTCGCCTGGGGATAAACTTTCAGGAAACCGGCTTCCACAGTCTGGTCACCGATAGAAGCCAGTGTATTAATAATGGCAACCCGCAGTCCGGCATCGAGTTTCAGATTTTCCAGATGATGAAACAGAAACGGGATGGCACGCGGATCTTTCATTCGATCAAGAAACGAAAGCATAGCCCGGGTTGGTGCCGTCTGTTCCAGCTGTGACAGCACATAATTCAAGGCCAGTACTTCACTTTCATTGTCTTTCTGCTGAATCAGTTCCTGGAAGGCAACTTCACGGATTTCCGGATTGGGCGACTGCAGTGCGTTTGTCAAAATTTCGAAGAGTCGCGGATGGCCATTCAGGACCAGTGCCTTGATCGCTGCTTTTCGGAGTTCCAGATCGTCACTGGAAATGAATTCATAGATGGCGTCTCCCCACTGCGGTCGCGGGCTCTGTGCGATAATCCCAATCATTGTTTTTTGAGAAGCCGGGGGGCTTTCTTTTAACAGTTTCAAGAGAACCTTCTGGCCCTGGGAAAACCGGGACTCTGCCAGGCTGGCAATAGCGACTTCAGACTGCGGACCGACTGTACTGGCAACCTGAGCCAACCGTTCATAGCCGCGAGGATCCCCGAGGTAACGTAACGCAAATAGCGCGGCCTGTTGCACAAGCGGGTCGGGATCTGATGTGAGTTCCAGAATCAGTGGCAGCTCTTCATTTGTCAGCTGTCGGCCGCCACTGATGAGAGCTGCGATTTTCACAGCCGGTGATCCCGTCCGGATCTGTTCAGCCACTTTTTCCCTGGTGAGGACACTCATGGCACTGTCGAGTGCAGCGTGAATCGCCTCAGATTCTTTTTCATGAATAACTTGGCCTTTATTGATTCCGAGATAAGGAACTCTGGAATCCTTTATGACTTCCCCGGAGAGATGCAATTCCGTGATCATGCTGGGAAAGACAGGTAGCGTGGGATTCACCATTGCATTCGTACCTACCTGATTTGCTGCACGAGGCAGCCAGTTTTTCACAGAGGTGTCGATCTGAGTATTCTGATCGGGGAAATGTATGACGAAGCGTTTGATGTTCTGAGTCGTCAATTGGTCTATTACCTGAATCAGGCTTCCGTAATTGATCGAATTTAATTCGCCGCTGACAATAAGTTCTGCCAGACACTGACTGGGCCCCAGCAATTTGACGGCGTATTTCAGTTTGCCGAGTTCGAAGCGATTCACATTCAGTTTCAGCGTCTGATCAATGACAGAGACTTGAAATTCGATTTCAGGAATATGGGGCGCCCCCGGTAAGTCGGTGAGTAATATCCACAGACTGTCCTGTTCACCCGGAGGGACAGTGATCTGATCTTGAAAATTTAAACTATTCAGTCGCAGGTTGCGTTTTCCCAACTGGACATTATGGTTTGCCAGATTGGAAGGCAAAGTACGGATGGGAACTTCCTGGCCATCTACTACTGCTTTAATCTGGCTGCGGACCAGTTTGAGGGGTTGCGGGCTCTGGTTTATCAGAATCAGACGCGTCAGGAAAAAATACAACCCATTGGGCGCCCTGTTGTGGGTGACTCCCCTGACAGTATCGTCAACGATGATAAAAGCTGAAGTCTGCGCGCTCACGGGAGGCTGGTGGGCGGTCGGCTGATTCACGGACTTGAGCCGCGCTTCTATGTCATTGAGTAACTGCAGGCTTTGCGCCTTTGTCTGTGGACCTTCCGTTGAAACCTGCTGCTTTCGCCGGCTTTCCGCCTGGGAGTAAACTTGTGTGGGAAGCAGGGTAGAGAGTGTCAGACACAGCAGCAGACAGATTCGATTTGTCATCCTGTTTCTCCCGACGTTTTATCAGACAATAACTTTACCGGCCCGAATTTCAATCCAGGTTTTGATCTCCGATTCCGGAGGCAGTACCCGGAGCCCGGTTTCCACATCAGCGTTGAGCAGATTAATGGCGTTTGTCACGCACGTGTATGGCTCCAGGCAGACACAATCCCGGTCGGGGGGCGTGAACACAACCAGCTCGGTGAAGATCGCATCATAGTCCTGGGTGAC is from Gimesia maris and encodes:
- a CDS encoding HEAT repeat domain-containing protein; translated protein: MTNRICLLLCLTLSTLLPTQVYSQAESRRKQQVSTEGPQTKAQSLQLLNDIEARLKSVNQPTAHQPPVSAQTSAFIIVDDTVRGVTHNRAPNGLYFFLTRLILINQSPQPLKLVRSQIKAVVDGQEVPIRTLPSNLANHNVQLGKRNLRLNSLNFQDQITVPPGEQDSLWILLTDLPGAPHIPEIEFQVSVIDQTLKLNVNRFELGKLKYAVKLLGPSQCLAELIVSGELNSINYGSLIQVIDQLTTQNIKRFVIHFPDQNTQIDTSVKNWLPRAANQVGTNAMVNPTLPVFPSMITELHLSGEVIKDSRVPYLGINKGQVIHEKESEAIHAALDSAMSVLTREKVAEQIRTGSPAVKIAALISGGRQLTNEELPLILELTSDPDPLVQQAALFALRYLGDPRGYERLAQVASTVGPQSEVAIASLAESRFSQGQKVLLKLLKESPPASQKTMIGIIAQSPRPQWGDAIYEFISSDDLELRKAAIKALVLNGHPRLFEILTNALQSPNPEIREVAFQELIQQKDNESEVLALNYVLSQLEQTAPTRAMLSFLDRMKDPRAIPFLFHHLENLKLDAGLRVAIINTLASIGDQTVEAGFLKVYPQANSNEKQLIVTSLQKIDSPQYFELAEQALNDSNLQVVSGAIKSLRASGSLEAVKILQKTLRKTDQASTWNAIFSSLFSIGTPEARQIIMDARFEGNLNEKKRAAATALNNIYMRSPGYQYVKNGDREQGNKQYEEALQEYQTALSIDSLLVPAYLGIVNVQNALQKYEEALKTADQGLEIDGMNARLYVSKGMIYSNQSQSEAALQQFHKAIEIAPLDHFAYVMLASHYSKHNQNDKALEAYDDAIQANPRYMNLYDFKADLQLSLKRPDDALKTYDQAIQINPSQIKAYFSKITLLRKLKRYHQVIAVCDDILNENSLKRNSDYLKYAYLTKANTYQQLSQLEEAIAACDAAIKISPGEMQPYLTKAHIYTEAEQWEKALHVYDQMIQDPTIQKDNRLIDAFTGRGHMNLQRMDWQAAQKDFQRAFEIDNKSSQAITGLAICMVYNHQEEKAISFVNEQLKNFEEDGLFHYNVACVYGRALINLKDQKKTPGVQKTVEGYQETAIQHLHKASELGFQDVEWMQKDPDLSEIQSLSAFKTLVQTLQKKANSLQ